A portion of the Anoxybacillus gonensis genome contains these proteins:
- a CDS encoding RidA family protein — MKVVHTNQAPQAIGPYSQGIIVNNMFYSSGQIALTPEGEMVQGDIQAQTHQVFKNLQAVLEAAGASLETVVKTTVFLKDMNDFAAMNEVYGQYFRDHKPARSAVEVARLPKDALIEIEVVALVKQS, encoded by the coding sequence ATGAAAGTTGTGCACACAAATCAAGCTCCACAAGCGATTGGACCATACTCCCAAGGTATTATCGTTAACAATATGTTTTACAGCTCTGGGCAAATTGCTTTAACGCCGGAAGGGGAAATGGTACAAGGAGACATTCAAGCACAAACGCATCAAGTATTCAAAAACTTACAAGCTGTACTTGAAGCGGCAGGAGCGTCTTTAGAAACAGTTGTAAAAACAACAGTGTTTTTAAAAGACATGAATGATTTTGCAGCGATGAATGAAGTATATGGACAATATTTTCGCGATCATAAACCAGCGCGTTCCGCTGTTGAAGTTGCCCGCTTACCAAAAGATGCGTTAATTGAAATCGAAGTCGTTGCGCTTGTCAAACAATCGTAA
- the spoVG gene encoding septation regulator SpoVG: protein MEVTDVRLRRVNTEGRMRAIASITLDHEFVVHDIRVIEGNNGLFVAMPSKRTPDGEFRDIAHPINSTTRGKIQEAVLAEYHRAGELEKELEEAGAS, encoded by the coding sequence ATGGAAGTGACTGACGTGAGATTACGCCGCGTGAATACCGAAGGACGTATGAGAGCGATTGCTTCGATTACGTTGGATCATGAATTTGTCGTTCATGATATCCGCGTGATTGAAGGCAATAACGGCTTGTTTGTCGCAATGCCAAGCAAGCGTACTCCTGACGGGGAATTCCGTGACATCGCTCATCCAATTAACTCAACAACCCGCGGGAAAATTCAAGAAGCTGTTTTAGCTGAATATCACCGTGCTGGTGAGTTGGAAAAAGAGCTTGAAGAAGCAGGTGCTTCGTAA
- the glmU gene encoding bifunctional UDP-N-acetylglucosamine diphosphorylase/glucosamine-1-phosphate N-acetyltransferase GlmU — MKRYAIILAAGQGTRMRSKLYKVLHPVCGKPMVQHVVDAISTLHVDRLITVVGFGAERVKEQLGNQSEYVIQEQQLGTAHAVMQAAPHLADKDGVTLVVCGDTPLITSETMEALLQHHLQTKAKATILTALAEDPTGYGRIVRNQDGHVEKIVEHKDATEEERMIREINTGTYCFDNRALFEALTKVSNDNAQGEYYLPDVIEILKKQGEIISAYETPIFEETLGVNDRIALAQAEKIMRMRIHRQHMANGVTIIDPEHTYIAPDVHIGQDTIIYPGTWIEGYTVIGENCIIGPNSEIKNSRIGDNTSIRHSVVHDSEVGKDVTIGPFAHIRPLSKIGDDVRIGNFVEIKKATFGNGSKASHLSYIGDAEVGADVNIGCGTITVNYDGVNKYVTKIEDGAFIGCNSNLIAPVVVGSGAYVAAGSTITDDVPNRALAIARARQTNKENYVERLQEKKKS; from the coding sequence ATGAAACGATATGCGATCATTTTAGCGGCTGGACAGGGGACGCGTATGCGTTCAAAGCTTTATAAAGTGTTACACCCTGTCTGTGGGAAGCCGATGGTACAACATGTAGTGGATGCAATTTCTACGTTACATGTAGATCGATTAATTACAGTTGTTGGTTTTGGAGCAGAACGAGTCAAAGAACAACTCGGCAATCAAAGTGAGTACGTCATTCAAGAACAACAGCTTGGGACAGCACATGCTGTCATGCAAGCAGCACCTCATTTAGCTGATAAAGATGGTGTGACTCTCGTTGTTTGCGGAGATACACCACTGATTACCTCAGAAACGATGGAAGCGCTTTTACAACATCATTTACAGACGAAAGCGAAAGCAACCATTTTAACCGCCCTTGCAGAAGATCCAACTGGATATGGTCGCATTGTCCGCAATCAAGATGGACATGTCGAAAAAATTGTAGAACATAAAGATGCAACAGAAGAAGAGCGAATGATTCGTGAAATTAATACAGGAACGTATTGTTTTGATAATCGTGCGCTATTTGAAGCGCTTACGAAAGTGTCGAACGATAATGCGCAAGGGGAATATTATTTACCAGATGTCATCGAAATTTTGAAAAAACAAGGCGAAATCATTTCAGCGTACGAAACGCCAATATTTGAAGAAACGTTAGGTGTGAATGACCGCATTGCACTTGCTCAAGCAGAAAAAATTATGCGTATGCGCATTCACCGACAACATATGGCAAATGGTGTGACAATCATTGATCCTGAGCATACGTATATAGCACCTGATGTGCACATTGGACAGGATACGATCATTTATCCTGGGACATGGATTGAAGGCTATACGGTAATTGGTGAAAATTGCATCATCGGACCGAATAGCGAAATTAAAAATAGTCGTATTGGTGACAATACATCGATTCGTCATTCTGTTGTACATGACAGCGAAGTAGGCAAAGATGTAACGATCGGTCCATTTGCCCACATTCGTCCGCTATCTAAAATTGGCGACGATGTGAGAATCGGAAACTTCGTTGAAATTAAAAAAGCGACGTTTGGAAATGGAAGTAAAGCATCGCACTTAAGCTATATCGGAGATGCTGAAGTAGGTGCTGATGTAAATATCGGTTGTGGTACGATTACGGTAAATTATGATGGGGTAAATAAATATGTGACAAAAATTGAAGATGGTGCGTTTATCGGTTGCAACTCGAACTTGATTGCCCCTGTCGTTGTAGGAAGCGGAGCATACGTAGCGGCTGGCTCAACTATTACCGATGATGTACCTAACCGCGCTTTAGCTATTGCGCGCGCTCGGCAAACAAATAAAGAAAATTATGTTGAACGTCTACAAGAAAAGAAAAAATCCTAA
- a CDS encoding ribose-phosphate diphosphokinase — MSQYLNSNLKLFSLNSNPILAQEIAKVIGVELGKCSVSRFSDGEIQINIEESIRGCDVYVIQSTSAPVNEHLMELLIMIDALKRASAKTINIVMPYYGYARQDRKARSREPITAKLVANLLETAGASRVITLDLHAPQIQGFFDIPIDHLMGVPILADYFKEKQLDDIVIVSPDHGGVTRARKMADRLKAPIAIIDKRRPKPNVAEVMNIIGNVQGKTTILVDDIIDTAGTITLAANALAEHGAKEVYACCTHPVLSGPAIERIQNSKIKELVVTNTIAIPEEKKMNKIVELSVAPLIGEAIIRVHEEQSISALFD, encoded by the coding sequence ATGTCTCAGTATTTGAATTCTAATTTAAAGTTATTTTCGTTAAATTCGAATCCGATTTTAGCCCAAGAAATCGCAAAAGTCATTGGTGTTGAACTAGGAAAATGTTCCGTTTCTCGTTTTAGCGACGGGGAAATTCAAATTAACATTGAAGAAAGTATTCGTGGTTGCGATGTTTATGTTATTCAATCAACAAGCGCCCCTGTAAATGAACATTTGATGGAACTACTTATTATGATTGACGCATTAAAGCGAGCGTCTGCTAAAACAATTAATATCGTTATGCCGTACTACGGATATGCTCGTCAAGATCGGAAAGCCCGTTCTCGCGAGCCGATCACTGCAAAATTGGTTGCCAATTTATTAGAAACAGCGGGTGCTTCTCGCGTCATTACACTTGATTTGCACGCACCACAAATTCAAGGGTTTTTTGATATTCCAATCGATCACTTAATGGGTGTTCCGATTTTAGCAGATTACTTTAAAGAAAAACAACTTGATGATATTGTTATTGTTTCTCCAGACCATGGCGGTGTGACGCGCGCACGAAAAATGGCAGATCGCCTAAAAGCACCTATTGCCATTATTGACAAACGCCGTCCAAAACCAAATGTGGCAGAAGTGATGAACATTATTGGTAATGTGCAAGGGAAAACGACGATTTTAGTGGACGATATTATTGATACAGCTGGAACAATTACTTTAGCAGCAAATGCGTTAGCTGAGCATGGGGCGAAAGAAGTGTATGCATGTTGTACGCACCCTGTCTTATCAGGTCCAGCGATTGAACGAATTCAAAACTCGAAAATTAAAGAGCTTGTCGTAACGAATACAATTGCTATTCCTGAAGAAAAGAAAATGAATAAAATTGTAGAGCTATCTGTTGCTCCGCTTATCGGTGAAGCAATTATTCGTGTACACGAAGAACAATCGATTAGCGCATTGTTCGATTAA
- a CDS encoding 50S ribosomal protein L25/general stress protein Ctc, producing MISLLQLQLRTDHRRSYVKQMRKQGHIPAVLYGKKTNSQPVFVDAAEFLKQWRAVGGSGLLDAQLNDDHIRIIVRDMQKHPIRHDVIHIDFLAVDAKTEIDVHVPIHLIGEAAGVKDGGVLQQAMHQLSIRALPSNIPPSIDIDITNLQVGDVITVSHIQTNGVYEMNHDPTEVIASILPPKQEEEIHSGEEQEPGKPESEEGRETTP from the coding sequence GTGATTTCATTGTTACAACTTCAATTACGTACAGATCATCGACGTTCTTATGTGAAACAAATGCGAAAACAAGGTCACATCCCAGCCGTTTTGTACGGAAAAAAGACGAATAGCCAACCTGTTTTTGTTGATGCGGCCGAGTTTTTGAAACAATGGCGGGCTGTTGGCGGGAGCGGTCTTTTAGATGCTCAATTAAATGACGATCATATTCGCATCATCGTTCGCGATATGCAAAAGCATCCGATTCGCCATGATGTGATTCATATTGACTTTTTAGCGGTTGATGCAAAGACAGAAATTGATGTTCACGTTCCTATTCATTTGATTGGTGAAGCAGCAGGTGTAAAAGACGGTGGCGTACTGCAACAGGCCATGCATCAATTGTCCATTCGGGCGCTACCGTCCAATATTCCACCGTCTATCGATATAGACATAACAAATTTACAAGTAGGCGATGTCATTACAGTTTCACATATTCAAACGAACGGTGTTTACGAAATGAATCATGATCCGACAGAAGTGATCGCGTCGATCTTGCCACCGAAGCAAGAAGAAGAAATTCATAGCGGTGAAGAACAAGAACCAGGAAAACCGGAATCGGAAGAAGGACGCGAAACAACGCCGTGA
- the pth gene encoding aminoacyl-tRNA hydrolase: MAKLFVGLGNPGKEYEQTRHNVGFMVVDELAHRWGFALNQTKFQGIFASGIISGEKVILCKPLTYMNLSGECVRPLMDYYDIDVDDVIVIYDDLDLPTGTVRLRPKGSAGGHNGMKSLIHHLKTEQFKRIRIGIDRPKNGMKVSDYVLGRFTAEEKINIDQAIQKAADACERSLQTPFAQVMNEFNK; the protein is encoded by the coding sequence ATGGCAAAACTGTTTGTTGGTTTAGGCAACCCAGGAAAAGAGTACGAGCAAACGAGACATAATGTAGGTTTTATGGTCGTTGACGAACTTGCTCATCGCTGGGGTTTTGCCCTCAATCAAACGAAGTTTCAAGGTATATTTGCAAGTGGTATCATTTCAGGAGAAAAAGTCATATTATGCAAACCGCTTACATATATGAACTTATCGGGCGAATGTGTTCGACCATTGATGGATTATTATGACATTGATGTCGATGATGTCATTGTCATTTACGACGACTTAGACTTACCGACAGGGACGGTTCGCTTACGACCAAAAGGAAGTGCAGGCGGGCATAATGGGATGAAATCACTTATTCATCATTTGAAAACAGAGCAATTTAAACGTATCCGCATCGGTATCGATCGCCCGAAAAACGGGATGAAAGTGAGCGACTACGTATTAGGTCGGTTTACAGCTGAAGAAAAAATAAATATTGATCAAGCGATTCAAAAGGCAGCTGATGCGTGCGAGCGATCGTTACAAACTCCGTTCGCTCAAGTGATGAATGAATTCAATAAGTAG
- a CDS encoding anti-sigma-F factor Fin family protein translates to MALHYYCRHCGMKMGTLDVLDLESEQLGFHQLTEEERLDMIQYLPSGEVYVKSICEHCQEALDRNPDLHQYEKFIQ, encoded by the coding sequence ATGGCATTACACTATTATTGCCGCCATTGCGGCATGAAAATGGGGACGCTTGATGTGCTCGATTTAGAAAGTGAGCAATTAGGCTTTCATCAGTTAACGGAAGAAGAACGATTAGATATGATTCAATATCTCCCTTCAGGAGAAGTTTACGTCAAATCCATTTGCGAACATTGCCAAGAGGCATTAGATCGGAATCCTGATCTTCATCAATATGAAAAGTTCATTCAATAA
- the mfd gene encoding transcription-repair coupling factor, whose product MRGLRQYFINHADMQSVAEGIRNGLKEQLVTGLSGSARSVFISSLYEETERPLCIVTHNLFQAQKIYDDLIQLVDEEEVFLYPVNELIAAELAVASPELRAQRLEVLNYWCERKKGIVIAPIAALRRLLPPKDVWERYQLHFRVGEQVDVERCLQQFVAMGYERVSVVSTPGEFSVRGGIIDIYPLTAELPYRIELFDIEIESIRTFAVDDQRSVAEIEEVFIGPATELIIEQQHMAEAIQKLEVQFHDTLQHIHDEKTKNRLYEHVSFELEQLKNGKSIEEMYKYFSFFYPSAASLLDYIPDNGVVVIDEMSRIQEVAEKLEQEEAEWYTNLLEEGKIVQNVSISHSFPEVLQKRMRQTIYLSLFLRHIPYTHPQNIVNISCKQMQVFYSQMQLLKTEIERWQKGNYAVVLLAGDEERAKKLKRTLEDYEIDAIQLGKDDALLHGKCQIVPSGLVAGFELSMQKLAVITEEELFKKRLKRPMRRQKLSNAERIKSYTDLKVGDYVVHVNHGIGKYLGIETLEINGIHKDYIHIQYQGNDTLYVPVDQMDLVQKYVGSEGKEPKIYKLGGTEWKKVKKKVESSVQDIAEDLMKLYAEREASKGYAFSPDNEMQREFEAAFPYQETEDQLRSIREIKRDMESERPMDRLLCGDVGYGKTEVALRAAFKAIMDGKQVAFLVPTTILAQQHYETVRERFQGYPINVGLLSRFRTKKQQAETIQGLKDGTIDMVIGTHRLLSKDVSFKDLGLLIIDEEQRFGVAHKEKIKQLKTNIDVLTLTATPIPRTLHMSLIGVRDLSVIETPPENRFPVQTYVMEYSPIIVREAIEREMARGGQVFFLYNRIEDIDRKAEEISMLVPDARVTYAHGRMSEHELEAVMLAFLEGQYDVLVSTTIIETGVDIPNVNTLIVYDADKMGLSQLYQLRGRVGRSNRIAYAYFTYRKDKVLNEIAEKRLQAIKEFTELGSGFKIAMRDLSIRGAGNLLGAQQHGFIDSVGFELYSQMLKEAIEERRGMKQEKPFEVEMDLEVDAYIPEHYISNEQQKIEMYKRFRALDSLEELEQLREEMLDRFGEYPDEVAYLFQIAEMKIYAKQHLIESIKQTKQDITILFSQETTKQIDVSKLFKLGEPYGRDVGFGMDGDRFKIVVHAKGMKPQQWMMIIYELLKGLKYAKK is encoded by the coding sequence TTGCGGGGCTTACGACAATATTTTATCAATCATGCGGACATGCAATCGGTTGCAGAAGGGATTCGTAATGGGTTAAAAGAGCAGCTTGTAACAGGGTTATCTGGTTCAGCCCGTTCTGTTTTTATTTCTTCTCTGTATGAGGAGACAGAACGACCTTTATGCATTGTAACGCACAATTTATTTCAAGCACAAAAAATATATGATGATCTGATTCAATTAGTGGATGAGGAGGAAGTATTTCTTTATCCGGTCAATGAATTAATTGCAGCTGAATTAGCTGTAGCTAGTCCAGAATTGAGAGCACAACGTTTAGAAGTATTGAACTATTGGTGTGAACGAAAGAAAGGAATCGTCATCGCTCCAATTGCTGCATTGCGACGACTACTTCCACCAAAAGATGTATGGGAGCGTTATCAACTTCATTTTCGTGTTGGTGAGCAAGTGGATGTCGAACGTTGTTTGCAACAATTTGTTGCGATGGGATATGAGCGTGTATCAGTCGTTTCGACGCCAGGGGAATTTAGCGTTCGAGGAGGCATTATTGATATTTATCCTCTCACTGCAGAACTTCCTTATCGTATTGAGTTGTTTGATATTGAGATTGAGTCAATTCGGACGTTTGCAGTTGACGATCAACGTTCGGTAGCTGAAATAGAAGAGGTATTCATCGGTCCAGCGACGGAACTCATTATTGAACAACAACATATGGCTGAAGCTATTCAAAAACTAGAAGTACAATTTCATGATACGTTGCAGCATATTCATGATGAAAAGACGAAAAATCGTTTATACGAACATGTGTCGTTTGAATTGGAACAGCTGAAAAATGGAAAATCAATCGAAGAAATGTACAAGTATTTCTCATTCTTTTACCCTTCGGCTGCAAGTTTGCTAGATTATATTCCAGACAACGGTGTAGTTGTCATTGACGAAATGAGTCGCATTCAAGAAGTAGCTGAAAAACTCGAACAAGAAGAGGCAGAGTGGTATACGAACTTATTGGAAGAAGGAAAAATCGTACAAAACGTATCCATTTCTCATTCGTTTCCTGAAGTGCTACAAAAACGGATGAGGCAAACGATTTATTTGTCTTTATTTTTACGTCATATCCCATATACACATCCGCAAAATATTGTCAATATATCTTGCAAGCAAATGCAAGTGTTCTATAGTCAAATGCAATTGTTAAAGACGGAAATCGAACGTTGGCAAAAGGGAAACTATGCTGTTGTGTTGCTAGCGGGGGACGAAGAACGGGCGAAAAAGCTGAAGCGAACGTTGGAAGATTATGAGATTGATGCGATTCAACTTGGAAAAGACGATGCGTTATTACATGGAAAATGTCAAATCGTTCCGTCTGGGCTCGTCGCAGGATTTGAATTGTCGATGCAAAAGCTGGCTGTCATTACGGAGGAAGAGCTATTTAAAAAGCGATTGAAACGTCCTATGCGACGTCAAAAATTGTCGAATGCGGAACGAATTAAAAGTTATACAGATTTAAAAGTTGGTGACTATGTCGTTCACGTCAATCATGGGATTGGAAAGTATTTAGGAATTGAAACGTTAGAAATTAACGGAATTCATAAAGATTACATTCATATTCAATATCAAGGGAATGATACGTTATACGTTCCTGTTGATCAAATGGATCTCGTCCAAAAATATGTTGGTTCAGAAGGAAAAGAACCGAAAATTTACAAACTAGGTGGAACAGAATGGAAGAAAGTAAAAAAGAAAGTAGAGTCTTCCGTTCAAGATATTGCCGAAGATTTAATGAAGCTGTACGCCGAGCGAGAAGCAAGCAAAGGATATGCCTTCTCACCTGATAATGAAATGCAACGGGAATTTGAAGCAGCGTTCCCATATCAAGAAACAGAAGATCAGCTTCGTTCGATTCGCGAAATTAAACGGGACATGGAAAGCGAGCGGCCGATGGATCGGCTATTATGCGGGGATGTGGGTTATGGAAAAACAGAAGTCGCATTGCGTGCCGCATTTAAAGCGATTATGGACGGAAAACAAGTCGCATTTCTCGTCCCAACGACAATTTTAGCCCAGCAACATTATGAAACGGTCCGTGAACGTTTCCAAGGATACCCGATTAACGTCGGTTTATTAAGTCGTTTCCGTACAAAAAAACAGCAAGCGGAAACGATTCAAGGTTTAAAAGACGGCACGATTGATATGGTGATTGGTACGCATCGGCTTTTATCAAAAGATGTATCGTTTAAAGATTTAGGTTTATTAATTATTGATGAGGAACAACGATTCGGTGTTGCTCATAAAGAAAAAATTAAACAACTAAAAACAAATATCGATGTATTAACATTAACCGCTACACCGATCCCACGCACGTTGCATATGTCGCTTATCGGTGTCCGCGATTTATCTGTCATCGAAACACCTCCGGAAAATCGTTTCCCCGTACAAACGTATGTGATGGAATATAGTCCGATCATTGTGCGAGAAGCGATTGAGCGCGAAATGGCGCGCGGAGGACAAGTGTTTTTCCTTTATAATCGCATTGAAGATATCGATCGTAAAGCGGAAGAAATTTCGATGCTCGTGCCTGATGCGCGCGTCACGTATGCGCACGGAAGAATGTCCGAACATGAATTAGAGGCGGTCATGCTTGCGTTTTTAGAAGGACAATACGATGTGTTAGTAAGTACAACGATTATCGAAACAGGTGTCGATATTCCGAATGTGAATACGTTAATTGTTTATGATGCCGACAAAATGGGACTTTCCCAACTGTATCAATTGCGTGGGCGAGTGGGACGTTCCAATCGCATTGCGTATGCGTACTTTACGTATCGAAAAGATAAAGTGCTAAATGAAATAGCTGAAAAACGATTACAGGCAATTAAGGAATTTACAGAGCTTGGATCAGGATTTAAAATTGCGATGCGCGATTTGTCTATTCGAGGAGCTGGGAACTTATTAGGGGCACAGCAACACGGGTTTATTGATTCCGTCGGTTTTGAGCTTTATTCTCAAATGTTGAAAGAAGCTATTGAGGAACGACGAGGAATGAAGCAAGAAAAACCGTTTGAAGTGGAAATGGATTTAGAAGTGGATGCGTATATCCCAGAGCATTACATTTCAAATGAACAACAAAAAATCGAGATGTATAAACGATTCCGCGCACTTGACTCGTTAGAGGAACTCGAACAATTGCGTGAGGAAATGTTAGACCGTTTCGGTGAGTATCCAGATGAAGTGGCGTATTTATTCCAAATCGCAGAAATGAAAATATATGCAAAACAGCATCTCATTGAGTCCATTAAGCAAACGAAACAAGATATTACGATTTTGTTCTCACAAGAAACGACAAAGCAAATTGATGTCAGCAAATTGTTTAAACTCGGTGAACCGTATGGAAGAGATGTTGGGTTTGGCATGGATGGCGATCGATTTAAAATTGTCGTTCATGCGAAAGGAATGAAGCCACAACAATGGATGATGATCATTTATGAGTTGCTAAAAGGGTTAAAATATGCTAAAAAATAA
- the spoVT gene encoding stage V sporulation protein T has product MKATGIVRRIDDLGRVVIPKEIRRTLRIREGDPLEIFVDRDGEVILKKYSPISELGDFAKEYAEALFDSLGQPVLICDRDVFIAVAGGSKKEYLNKSVSELVEKVMEDRQSVLHTEETNVSFAQAHEEHMQSYVIAPIIAGGDPIGAVIIFSKDKTLGEVEHKAAETAASFLARQMEQ; this is encoded by the coding sequence ATGAAAGCAACAGGTATTGTTCGACGAATCGATGATTTAGGACGAGTAGTCATTCCGAAAGAAATTCGCAGAACACTTCGCATTCGTGAAGGAGACCCGCTTGAAATATTTGTGGACCGTGATGGTGAGGTCATTTTGAAAAAGTATTCGCCGATTAGCGAACTAGGCGACTTTGCAAAAGAGTACGCTGAGGCTCTATTTGACAGCTTAGGACAACCTGTGCTCATTTGTGACCGCGATGTATTTATTGCAGTAGCAGGTGGATCGAAAAAAGAATATTTAAACAAAAGCGTCAGTGAACTTGTTGAAAAAGTGATGGAAGATCGTCAGTCCGTTTTGCATACGGAAGAAACAAACGTGTCATTTGCCCAAGCCCATGAAGAGCATATGCAATCATACGTGATTGCACCGATTATTGCCGGAGGAGATCCGATCGGGGCAGTTATTATTTTCTCGAAAGATAAAACACTTGGCGAAGTGGAGCATAAAGCAGCAGAAACGGCAGCGAGCTTCCTTGCTCGTCAAATGGAACAATAA
- a CDS encoding putative polysaccharide biosynthesis protein — MERKDWLRGAFILTLAALFTKILSAFYRIPYQNIAGDVGFYIYQQVYPFYGIFLALSTYGYPVAISKLIAENKQSTYEFAVVRLSFYFLSFISMIMFSILYFGASFLASMMGDDQLASLIRAISFAFLLLPFTSVLRGYFQGREEMVPTAVSQVVEQFIRVVAILFLSFLLLHRGFTVYEAGAGAMFGSLMGSFAALFVLVAYMLRRRMNAYTRIQLPKQEKRKVLSFLAIHGVTICLANMMLVLMQLVDSFTLLPLLQQAGLHELAKTAKGIYDRGQPFIQLGTVAATSFSLAIVPMLSREQAQREGIYTAVRVAFVIGLGAAVGLVCILKQANIMLFKDHAGAMELMILSICIFFTSLTLTFIAILQGLGDIFRPLVIVCIGMVTKWVLNIWFVPLWHTVGAAMATFIAYVVMCTSALFYVQKRMSRPLFSSATVMRTMQAAAVMAIILIGYIMLTNELPVHQGRMFSSLQAVVGVFIGAFVYIIMIVKKGVFTDSELLSIPFGRYLTNIKQRKAG; from the coding sequence ATGGAAAGAAAAGATTGGTTGCGTGGAGCGTTCATATTGACGCTTGCGGCCTTATTTACAAAAATATTGAGCGCTTTTTATCGTATTCCGTATCAAAATATTGCGGGCGATGTTGGATTTTATATTTACCAACAAGTTTATCCGTTTTACGGTATTTTTCTTGCTTTATCAACGTATGGATACCCTGTTGCGATTTCAAAACTGATTGCTGAAAATAAACAGTCAACATATGAGTTTGCGGTTGTGCGGCTTTCTTTTTATTTTTTATCATTCATCAGCATGATTATGTTTTCTATTCTGTATTTTGGTGCTTCGTTTCTTGCGAGCATGATGGGAGATGATCAATTAGCTTCGCTCATTCGTGCGATTTCGTTTGCCTTTTTGCTTCTCCCATTTACATCTGTTTTGCGCGGATATTTTCAAGGGAGAGAGGAGATGGTTCCGACAGCTGTTTCACAAGTCGTGGAGCAGTTCATACGTGTAGTAGCCATTTTGTTTCTATCTTTTCTTTTGCTTCATCGCGGCTTTACCGTTTATGAAGCAGGAGCTGGTGCGATGTTTGGCTCGCTCATGGGAAGTTTTGCAGCGCTTTTCGTTCTCGTTGCATATATGTTGCGAAGACGAATGAATGCCTATACGCGAATACAGTTGCCAAAACAGGAAAAGCGAAAAGTGCTGTCATTTTTAGCGATTCACGGAGTGACGATTTGCTTAGCAAACATGATGCTTGTTTTAATGCAGCTCGTTGATTCATTTACTCTTTTACCTTTGCTGCAACAAGCAGGCTTACATGAGCTAGCTAAAACGGCGAAAGGAATTTATGATCGTGGTCAACCGTTCATTCAACTTGGAACCGTAGCCGCTACTTCTTTTTCGTTAGCAATTGTGCCGATGTTATCGCGCGAACAAGCACAACGTGAAGGAATATATACAGCTGTTCGAGTAGCGTTTGTTATTGGATTAGGGGCAGCAGTTGGTTTAGTTTGTATATTAAAACAAGCGAATATTATGTTGTTTAAAGATCATGCTGGTGCGATGGAGTTAATGATTTTGTCTATTTGTATTTTTTTTACTTCGTTAACGTTAACGTTTATTGCTATTTTACAAGGACTGGGGGATATATTTCGTCCACTTGTCATCGTATGTATAGGGATGGTAACGAAGTGGGTGTTAAATATATGGTTTGTTCCTTTATGGCATACGGTTGGGGCAGCAATGGCAACATTCATCGCATATGTTGTCATGTGTACAAGCGCTCTTTTTTATGTGCAAAAACGAATGTCCCGTCCTTTGTTTTCGAGCGCTACGGTCATGCGAACGATGCAAGCGGCTGCAGTAATGGCAATCATTTTAATCGGATACATCATGTTAACGAACGAGTTACCTGTTCATCAAGGAAGGATGTTTTCATCGCTTCAAGCAGTTGTTGGAGTTTTTATAGGGGCGTTTGTTTATATTATAATGATCGTTAAAAAAGGGGTTTTCACCGATAGCGAATTGCTTTCTATTCCATTTGGTCGTTATTTAACAAACATCAAACAAAGAAAGGCTGGATAG